The genomic stretch GCGGCCACCTCACCACGGCCCTCGCGCTGATCGAGCTGAACCAGCACCGGGGCGTCCTGTCCTGCGATTCCAGCCGCCGCCTGCTCGGCGAGCGCGTGAACCGCCTGCTGGAGCCGCCGCCCCGGCTGCTGCGCCGGCACCGGGCCCTGACGACGACGGTGGCCGCCCTGGTGCCGCTGCTGCCGCTCCTGATCACGTTCGCTCCAGGGCTGACGGCACTGTCCTGACCGTCCCACCGGGTGGCAGACCTTCCCGCCCTTGACGGAAAGCCACAGCTCAGCCACGCATCCAACGCCCCCGGCATCGCCTCGGACCGGCCCGCTGAAGCCAGTCGTCCACGTCCGGTCGGCTATATCCAGTCGTCGGGCTCCGGCTCCTCGTCCGGCTCCGGCCAGTCGGCGTCCTGCGCGTCGCCGGCAGCCGGGGCCGGCCCGTCCAGGGAGGCCAGCACGGCCAGCACGCCCTCGCCGTACGTCGCCAGCTTCTTCTCGCCGACACCGCTCACCGTGCCGAGCTCACGTACCGAAGCGGGGCGACGGCTGACGATCTCCCGCAGCGTGGCGTCGTGGAAGATGACGTACGCCGGTACGCCCTGTTCACGAGCCTGTTCGGCTCGCCAGGCGCGCAGTGCCTCGAAGGCGGGCAGCAGTTCGCCGGGCAGCTCGGCCGCGGCGGCCTTGGCCTTGCGGTCGCCACCGGAGGCGCCGGTGGAGCGCGACCGCGAGATGGCCGGCTTCTTCGGCTCCTTGCGCAGCGGCACCTCCCGTTCGCTCCGCAGTACGGTGCCGCTCGCCTCGGTGAGCGCCAGAGTGCCGTACTCCCCCTCCACCGCGAGCAGTCCCTGCGCCAGCAGCTGCCGGACGACGCCCCGCCACTCGGTTTCGGTGAGGTCGGTTCCGATACCGAAGACGGACAGCTGGTCGTGGTCGCACTGGATGACCTTGCCGGTGCGCTTGCCGAGCAGGATGTCGACGATCTGTACGGCGCCGAACTTCTGCCCGCGCTCGCGCTGCAGCCGTACCACCGTCGACAGCACCTTCTGCGCTGCGATCGTGCCGTCCCAGGTCTCCGGCGGGGTGAGGCAGGTGTCGCAGTTGCCGCAGCCCGCCGCATCGGGGTCCTGGCCGAAGTAGGCGAGCAGCTGGCCACGGCGGCACTGGGCCGTCTCGCACAGCGCGAGCATGGCGTCGAGGTGAGCGGCGGCCCGGCGGCGGAACGCCTCGTCGCCCTCGCCGGACTGGATCAGCTTGCGCTGCTGTATGACGTCGTTCAGGCCGTACGCCATCCAGGCCGTGGACGGAAGCCCGTCGCGGCCCGCGCGGCCGGTCTCCTGGTAGTAGCCCTCGATCGACTTCGGCAGGTCGAAGTGGGCGACGAACCGTACGTCCGGCTTGTCGATGCCCATGCCGAAGGCAATGGTCGCCACCACGACCAGGCCCTCCTCGCGCAGGAACCGCGACTGGTGCGCGGCACGCATGCCCGCGTCCAGGCCCGCGTGATACGGCACCGCCTCGATGCCGTTGGCGGTCAGGAACTCGGCCGTCCGCTCCACCGAGTTCCGGGAGAGGCAGTAGACGATCCCCGCGTCGCCCGCGTGCTCCTCCCTGAGGAAGGCGAGCAGCTGCTTCCTGGGGTCGGCCTTGGGCACGATCCGGTACTGGATGTTGGGCCGGTCGAAGTTGGCGACGAAGTGGCGGGCCGTCGGCAGGTTCAGCCGTTGGGTGATCTCCTCGTGCGTGGCGCGAGTGGCCGTGGCGGTGAGGGCGATCCGCGGGACGTCCGGCCAGCGCTCACCGAGGAGGGACAGGGCGAGATAGTCGGGGCGGAAGTCGTGGCCCCACTGGGACACGCAGTGCGCCTCGTCGATCGCGAAGACCGAGATCTTGCCGCGCGAGAGCAGGTCGAGGGAGGTGTCCAGGCGCAGCCGCTCGGGTGCCAGATACAGCAGGTCCAGCTCGCCGGCCAGGAACTCGGCCTCGACGACGCGCCGCTCGTCGAAGTCCTGCGTGGAGTTGATGAAGCCGGCCCGCACGCCGAGGGCGCGCAGGGCGTCCACCTGGTCCTGCATCAGGGCGATCAGCGGGGAGATCACCACGCCTGTACCGGGTCTGACCAGGGCCGGGATCTGATAGCACAGCGACTTGCCGCCGCCGGTGGGCATGAGGACGACGGCGTCTCCGCCCGCCACCACATGCTCGATGATCGCTCCCTGCTCGCCCCGGAAGGCCTCGTATCCGAAGACCCGGTGCAGCGTGGCCAGCGCCTCGCTGTCGGCCGCACCCGGCCCCTCGGTCACCTGTGGCATCTCGCTGATCCCGCCCGTCGCGCTCATCGTCCTGTCCCCCGCCGGTCCCCCGTGTGTCGTCTCTCGACCGCTGCATCCACGATAGGGGTCCGGACCGACAGCCTCGGAGTTATCCACAGGCTCACCGAGATGGCCCACGTCAAGGACACGATCATCGTTCACACGTTCGCGAGAGACCTGCCGGTTTCCCGCCGATAGTCTGGATGCACCGGCGAGACTCCGTCCCATGGGAGCACTGATGAGCGTCGCACCGAAGGCGTCCGCGTCCAGCTGGCCGATGCCGCCGAAGGGCGGCTGGACCGCCGACGACCTGGACCGCCTCCCGAATCTTCCTCCGCACACGGAATTGATCGACGGGAGCCTGGTCTTCGTGAGCCCGCAGACCATCTTTCACGAGCGCACCATCGACTACTTCAAGTGGCAGCTCCAGTCGCTGGCACCTGAGGAGTTCGAGGTGTTCCGCGAGTTCACCATCGACCTGGACCGCCAGAACCGGCCCGAACCAGACGTGGTCGTCGTGCAGGCGGACGTGGTGGAGGACCCGTACCAGACCCGCTTCCCGGTGGAATCGGTCGTCCTGGCCATCGAGGTCGTCTCCGAGGACTCCGTCTCCCGCGACCGCGAGACCAAGCCGCTGAAGTACGCCCGAGCCAAGATCCCCCACTACTGGCGGGTCGAGAACGAGAAGGGCCGGGCTGCGGTGCACGTCTTCGAGCTGGAGCCGACGACCGGCACCTACACCAGCACCGGCATCTTCCGCGAGCGTATGAAGCTGGACGTGCCGTTCCCGGTGGACCTCGACCTGACACAGATCAAGGCGCGCCGCGACAGGAGTTAGTGACCCTGGAAACACACCGTTGCCCGGCGCCCTCACGAAGGAGGGTGCCGGGCAACGGCATGTAGCGACGAGCGTCAGCGCACGAAGACTCCCGCCTGGCTCGCCAGGTTCAGGAAGTACTGCGGAGCCACACCGAGGACCAGGGTCACCGCCACGCCCATGGCGATCGCCGCCATGGTCAGCGGCGACGGTACGGCCACGGTGGGACCCTCCGGCCTCGGCTCGCTGAAGAACATCAGCACGATCACGCGGATGTAGAAGAACGCGGCGATCGCCGAGGAGATCACACCGACCACGACCAGCGGCGCCGCGCCACCGTCCGCCGCCGCCTTGAACACGGCGAACTTCCCGGCGAAACCGGAGGTCAGCGGGATGCCGGCGAAGGCCAGGAGGAATACGGCGAAGACCGCAGCGACCAGTGGGGAGCGACGGCCGAGACCCGCCCACTTCGACAGGTGGGTCGCCTCGCCGCCCGCGTCGCGGACCAGGGTGACCACGGCGAAGGCGCCGATCGTCACGAAGGAGTAGCCGGCCAGGTAGAAGAGGACCGACGAGACGCCTTCCTTCGACGTGGCGATGACACCCGCGAGGATGAATCCGGCGTGCGCGATGGACGAGTACGCCAGCAGCCGTTTGATGTCGGTCTGCGTGATCGCGACGATCGCACCGCCGAGCATGGTGATGATCGCCACCGCCCACATGACCGGCCGCCAGTCCCAGCGCATGCCCGGCAGGACGACGTACAGCAGGCGCAGCAGCGCGCCGAACGCGGCCACCTTCGTCGCCGCGGCCATGAAGCCGGTCACGGGCGTCGGAGCGCCCTGGTAGACATCCGGCGTCCACATGTGGAACGGCACCGCGCCCACCTTGAACAGCAGGCCCATCACGATCAGGGCGCTGCCGAGGAGCAGCAGTGCGTCGTTGCCCATGGTGTTGGCCAGCGCAGGGTCGACGTTGGTGACCGTGCCGTCGACGACCTGGGCGATGCGCGCGTACGACACCGAGCCCGCGTAGCCGTACAGCAGGGCGATGCCGAACAGGGTGAAGGCGGAGGCGAAGGCGCCGAGCAGGAAGTACTTGACCGCGGCTTCCTGCGACATCAGCCGCTTGCGGCGGGCCAGCGCGCACAGCAGGTACAGCGGCAGGGAGAAGACCTCCAGGGCCACGAACAGCGTCAGCAGGTCGTTGGCCGAGGGAAACACCAGCATGCCGGCGATCGCGAAGAGGAGGAGCGGGAAGGCCTCGGTGGTGGTGAAGCCGGCCTTCACCGCGGCTTTCTCGCTGTCGCTGCCCGGTACCGAGGCGGCCTGCGCGGCGAAGGAGTCGACGCGGTTGCCGTGCGCGGCCGGGTCCAGGCGCCGCTCGGCGAAGGTGAACAGGGCGATCAGACCGGCCAGCAGGATCGTGCCCTGCAGGAACAGGGACGGTCCGTCGACCGCGATCGCGCCCATCGCCGCGATGTGCGCCTTCGTGGTGCCGTAGCCGTCGGCCGCGAGCGCGACGACCGCGGCGAACGCAGCGCACAGGGCCACGACGGACACGAACACCTGTGAGTAGTAACGGGACTTGCGTGGGAAGAACGCCTCGATCAGCACGCCGACCAGTGCCGCACCGGCGACGATCAGCGTCGGCGACAATTGTCCGTATTCGATCTTCGGTGCCGGGATCTTCGAGATCGGGTCGGCCGCGGTTGTCCACAGGCTGTGGACGGCTGTTGTGCTCACTTGGCCGCCTCCACCGAGGGCTTGGGGTCGGTCTTGTGTACGTCGGACATCGTCTGCTTGACCGCCGGGTTGACGATGTCCGTGACGGGCTTCGGGTAGACGCCCAGGAAGATCAGCAGCACGATCAGCGGGGCGACGACCACGAGTTCACGCGCGCGCAGGTCGGGCATCGCCG from Streptomyces roseochromogenus subsp. oscitans DS 12.976 encodes the following:
- the recQ gene encoding DNA helicase RecQ, encoding MSATGGISEMPQVTEGPGAADSEALATLHRVFGYEAFRGEQGAIIEHVVAGGDAVVLMPTGGGKSLCYQIPALVRPGTGVVISPLIALMQDQVDALRALGVRAGFINSTQDFDERRVVEAEFLAGELDLLYLAPERLRLDTSLDLLSRGKISVFAIDEAHCVSQWGHDFRPDYLALSLLGERWPDVPRIALTATATRATHEEITQRLNLPTARHFVANFDRPNIQYRIVPKADPRKQLLAFLREEHAGDAGIVYCLSRNSVERTAEFLTANGIEAVPYHAGLDAGMRAAHQSRFLREEGLVVVATIAFGMGIDKPDVRFVAHFDLPKSIEGYYQETGRAGRDGLPSTAWMAYGLNDVIQQRKLIQSGEGDEAFRRRAAAHLDAMLALCETAQCRRGQLLAYFGQDPDAAGCGNCDTCLTPPETWDGTIAAQKVLSTVVRLQRERGQKFGAVQIVDILLGKRTGKVIQCDHDQLSVFGIGTDLTETEWRGVVRQLLAQGLLAVEGEYGTLALTEASGTVLRSEREVPLRKEPKKPAISRSRSTGASGGDRKAKAAAAELPGELLPAFEALRAWRAEQAREQGVPAYVIFHDATLREIVSRRPASVRELGTVSGVGEKKLATYGEGVLAVLASLDGPAPAAGDAQDADWPEPDEEPEPDDWI
- the nuoN gene encoding NADH-quinone oxidoreductase subunit NuoN, with the translated sequence MSTTAVHSLWTTAADPISKIPAPKIEYGQLSPTLIVAGAALVGVLIEAFFPRKSRYYSQVFVSVVALCAAFAAVVALAADGYGTTKAHIAAMGAIAVDGPSLFLQGTILLAGLIALFTFAERRLDPAAHGNRVDSFAAQAASVPGSDSEKAAVKAGFTTTEAFPLLLFAIAGMLVFPSANDLLTLFVALEVFSLPLYLLCALARRKRLMSQEAAVKYFLLGAFASAFTLFGIALLYGYAGSVSYARIAQVVDGTVTNVDPALANTMGNDALLLLGSALIVMGLLFKVGAVPFHMWTPDVYQGAPTPVTGFMAAATKVAAFGALLRLLYVVLPGMRWDWRPVMWAVAIITMLGGAIVAITQTDIKRLLAYSSIAHAGFILAGVIATSKEGVSSVLFYLAGYSFVTIGAFAVVTLVRDAGGEATHLSKWAGLGRRSPLVAAVFAVFLLAFAGIPLTSGFAGKFAVFKAAADGGAAPLVVVGVISSAIAAFFYIRVIVLMFFSEPRPEGPTVAVPSPLTMAAIAMGVAVTLVLGVAPQYFLNLASQAGVFVR
- a CDS encoding Uma2 family endonuclease produces the protein MSVAPKASASSWPMPPKGGWTADDLDRLPNLPPHTELIDGSLVFVSPQTIFHERTIDYFKWQLQSLAPEEFEVFREFTIDLDRQNRPEPDVVVVQADVVEDPYQTRFPVESVVLAIEVVSEDSVSRDRETKPLKYARAKIPHYWRVENEKGRAAVHVFELEPTTGTYTSTGIFRERMKLDVPFPVDLDLTQIKARRDRS